Proteins encoded together in one Urocitellus parryii isolate mUroPar1 chromosome 3, mUroPar1.hap1, whole genome shotgun sequence window:
- the LOC113196288 gene encoding uncharacterized protein LOC113196288: protein VHEDLSVDYVQKKWKGSALRQRALYQNMMIGSYYSMVSLGENRMESSEFTPKQTISKGSESSDRSPRGLFGVTSMGPEFEDVCEDTLRKLEGQPSDEEGNSLEINFLEITDEDKKNSTKDRCEDYKEVGEHPNLSPSPEEYQGVPKGQKFFQCDECGKVFNWSSHLIGHQRIHTGEKPYECNECGKTFRQTSQLIVHLRTHTGEKPYECSECGKTYRHSSHLIQHQRLHNGEKPYKCNECAKAFNQSSKLFDHQRTHTGEKPYECKECGAAFSRSKNLVRHQVLHTGKKPYKCTECGKAFCSNRSLIDHQRIHTGEKPYECNECGKAFSRSKCLIRHQSLHTGEKPYKCSECGKAFSQICQLVDHERIHTGEKPFECSECGKAFSLSKCLIRHQRLHTGEKPYKCNECGKSFNQNSYLIIHQRIHTGEKPYECRECGKVFSYSSSLMVHQRTHTGEKPYKCNDCGKAFSDSSQLIVHQRVHTGEKPYECIECGKAFSQRSTFNHHQRTHTGEKPSGLPHSAS from the exons GTGCATGAGGACCTGTCTGTAGACTATGTACAGAAAAAGTGGAAAGGCTCTGCCCTCAGGCAGAGAGCCCTGTACCAGAACATGATGATAGGAAGTTATTATAGCATGGTCTCATTAG GTGAGAACAGGATGGAGAGTTCTGAATTCACTCCAAAGCAGACCATTTCTAAAGGATCAGAGTCATCGGATAGGTCACCACGGGGACTCTTTGGGGTGACTTCTATGGGACCAGAATTTGAAGATGTCTGTGAAGATACTTTGAGGAAGCTGGAAGGGCAGCCCTCAGATGAAGAAGGGAACAGTTTGGAAATCAATTTTTTGGAGATAACAGATGAGGATAAGAAGAACTCCACAAAAGACAGATGTGAGGATTATAAAGAAGTAGGGGAACATCCAAATCTGTCCCCCAGTCCTGAGGAATATCAAGGAGTCCCAAAAGGACAGAAATTCTTTCAGTGTGATGAATGTGGTAAAGTGTTCAATTGGAGTTCACACCTCATTGGTcaccagagaatccacactggagagaaaccctatgagtGTAATGAGTGTGGTAAGACCTTCAGGCAGACCTCCCAGCTAATCGTTCACCTCAGAACTCACACTGGGGAAAAACCCTATGAATGCAGTGAGTGTGGGAAGACGTATCGGCACAGCTCCCATCTCATTCAACACCAGAGACTTCATAATGGGGAGAAACCCtataaatgtaatgaatgtgCAAAAGCTTTTAATCAGAGTTCCAAACTATTTGATCACCAGAGAACCCATACTGGGGAGAAACCTTATGAATGCAAGGAATGTGGGGCAGCTTTTAGTCGGAGTAAAAATCTTGTCCGACATCAGGTTCTTCACACTGGTAAGAAACCTTACAAGTGTACTGAGTGTGGGAAAGCTTTCTGTTCTAACAGAAGTCTTATTGACCATCAGAggatccacactggagagaagccttatgaatgtaatgaatgtggcAAGGCCTTTAGTCGGAGTAAATGTCTTATTCGACATCAGAGCCTCCACACTggggagaaaccatacaaatgcagtgaatgtgggaaagccttcagtcagATTTGTCAGCTTGTTGACCATGaacgaattcatactggagaaaagccctttGAATGTAGTGAGTGTGGTAAGGCTTTCAGTCTGAGTAAGTGCCTTATTCGGCACCAGAGGCTTCACACAGGTGAAAAACCCTATAAATGCAATGAGTGTGGAAAATCCTTCAATCAAAATTCATACCTCATTATAcaccagagaatccacactggtgagaagccctatgaatgtcgTGAGTGTGGGAAGGTGTTCAGTTACAGCTCTAGCCTTATGGTACATCAGAGAACCCATACTGGGGAAAAGCCCTACAAATGCAATGATTGTGGGAAAGCCTTTAGTGACAGTTCACAGCTTATTGTGCACCAGagagttcacactggagagaaaccttatgaatgtaTTGAGTGTGGGAAAGCTTTTAGTCAGCGTTCCACTTTCAATCACCACCAgcgaactcacactggagagaaaccctcaGGTCTGCCTCACTCAGCATCATAA